The Parus major isolate Abel chromosome 4, Parus_major1.1, whole genome shotgun sequence genome has a window encoding:
- the DRD5 gene encoding D(1B) dopamine receptor, with protein MLRGGRSPLPPATEHPSEARGPAGAPGAAQVAAGSLLALLILWTLFGNVLVCAAIVRYRHLRSKVTNIFIVSLAVSDLLVALLVMPWKAVAEVAGYWPFGAFCNVWVAFDIMCSTASILNLCVISVDRYWAISSPFRYERKMTQRLALVMISVAWALSVLISFIPVQLNWHKGGDVVAADDIGDGFGTAWAAAGAVTTWAEDMSTTWVALTAVRPSDGTSGNNDTLTGPSESCDSSLNRTYAISSSLISFYIPVAIMIVTYTRIYRIAQVQIRRISSLERAAEHAQSCRSSHIDCHHHTSLKSSIRKETKVLKTLSVIMGVFVCCWLPFFILNCMVPFCESPPSDPHAGLPCVSETTFNIFVWFGWANSSLNPIIYAFNADFRKVFSNLLGCGQFCSGTAVETVNISNELISYNQDTLYHKEIVTAYVNMIPNVVDCEENREDPFDRMSQISPDHEVATDSACELDCEGEISLGKITPFTPNGLH; from the coding sequence ATGCTGCGGGGCGGCCGGAGCCCACTGCCCCCGGCGACGGAGCACCCCAGCGAGGCGCGGGGACCGGCGGGCGCTCCCGGCGCGGCGCAGGTGGCGGCGGGCagcctgctggctctgcttATCCTCTGGACGCTCTTTGGGAACGTGCTCGTGTGCGCGGCCATCGTCCGCTACCGGCACCTGCGGAGCAAGGTTACCAACATCTTCATCGTGTCCCTGGCTGTCTCGGACCTACTGGTGGCCCTGCTGGTCATGCCCTGGAAGGCGGTGGCAGAGGTAGCTGGGTACTGGCCCTTTGGGGCTTTCTGCAACGTATGGGTGGCCTTTGATATCATGTGTTCCACGGCCTCCATCCTCAACCTGTGCGTGATCAGTGTGGACAGGTACTGGGCGATCTCCAGCCCTTTCCGCTACGAGAGGAAGATGACCCAGCGGCTGGCTCTGGTGATGATCAGCGTGGCTTGGGCACTGTCTGTGCTCATCTCCTTCATCCCTGTCCAGCTCAACTGGCACAAAGGTGGAGATGTTGTTGCTGCTGATGATATTGGAGATGGATTTGGcactgcctgggcagcagcaggtgcagTCACCACCTGGGCAGAAGATATGAGTACCACTTGGGTGGCATTAACAGCAGTGAGACCCTCTGATGGGACCTCTGGCAACAACGATACACTCACTGGACCATCAGAGAGCTGTGACTCCAGCCTCAACAGGACTTATGCTATTTCCTCCTCCTTGATCAGTTTTTATATCCCGGTGGCTATCATGATAGTTACCTACACTCGAATCTACCGCATTGCCCAGGTGCAGATTCGTCGTATCTCTTCCTTGGAGAGGGCAGCCGAGCATGCACAGAGCTGCCGGAGCAGCCACATTGACTGCCACCATCACACCAGCCTCAAGTCCTCCATCAGGAAAGAAACCAAGGTGTTAAAGACGCTGTCTGTTATCATGGGTGTCTTTGTCTGTTGCTGGTTGCCATTCTTCATCCTGAACTGCATGGTTCCCTTCTGCGAGAGCCCACCCAGTGACCCTCACGCTGGCCTCCCTTGCGTCAGTGAGACCACCTTTAATATCTTTGTCTGGTTTGGTTGGGCTAACTCTTCTCTTAACCCCATCATCTATGCCTTCAATGCTGACTTTAGAAAGGTTTTCTCCAACCTCCTGGGATGCGGTCAGTTTTGCTCTGGTACTGCAGTGGAGACTGTTAATATAAGCAATGAGCTTATCTCTTACAACCAGGACACCCTTTACCATAAGGAGATAGTGACTGCTTATGTTAACATGATCCCAAATGTGGTTGACTGTGAGGAAAATCGCGAGGACCCTTTTGATAGGATGTCCCAGATCTCCCCTGACCACGAGGTTGCCACTGACTCTGCCTGTGAGCTGGACTGTGAGGGGGAGATTTCGCTAGGCAAGATAACACCTTTCACTCCAAATGGTTTACATTAA